One Triticum dicoccoides isolate Atlit2015 ecotype Zavitan chromosome 5B, WEW_v2.0, whole genome shotgun sequence genomic window carries:
- the LOC119305628 gene encoding sugar transport protein 7-like codes for MAGGMAPLGVKKERATEYKGQMTLAVAMACVVAAIGGSIFGYDIGISGVNTMDPFLERFFPAVFRRKNLVSLDNYCKYDNQALSAFTSILYLSGQVSTLAAAPVTRNYGRRASIICGGISFLIGAALNAAAVNLTTLILGRVMLGVGIGFGNQAVPLYLSEMAPAHLRGGLNMMFQLATTLGIFSANMINYGTLIIKPWGWRLSLGLVAAPALLMTVGGILLPETPNSLIERGRVEEGRRVLELIRGTADVDAEFTDMAEASELANTIKHPFRNILERRNRPQLVMAVCMPAFQVLTSINSILFYAPVLFQSMGFGASWSLYSSMLTGAVLLFSTLISIATVDRLGRRKLLISGGIQMIVCQVIVAAILALKFDADKHLSRGCSIAVVFVICLFMLAFGWSWGPLGWTVPSEIFALETRSAGQSMTVAVNLFFTFIIAQAFLSLLCAFKFAIFIFFAAWIAVMTAFVYVFLPETKGVPIEQMVLLWKKHGFWKNVMPDMPLEDGWGPGGDSALTDGNIHK; via the exons GAGTGAACACCATGGACCCGTTCCTCGAGAGGTTcttcccggcggtgttccggcgaaaGAACTTGGTAAGCTTAGACAACTACTGCAAGTACGACAACCAGGCCCTCTCTGCCTTCACCTCCATCCTCTATCTCTCCGGCCAAGTCTCTACACTTGCGGCCGCGCCGGTGACAAGGAACTACGGCCGTCGTGCCAGCATTATCTGCGGCGGCATCAGCTTTCTTATCGGCGCAGCCCTTAACGCGGCGGCTGTGAACCTCACGACGTTAATCCTCGGCCGCGTCATGCTTGGCGTCGGCATCGGTTTCGGCAATCAG GCTGTGCCGCTGTACTTGTCCGAGATGGCGCCGGCGCACCTCCGCGGCGGGCTGAACATGATGTTCCAGCTCGCGACGACGCTTGGCATCTTCTCGGCGAACATGATCAACTATGGCACGCTAATAATCAAGCCGTGGGGTTGGCGTCTCTCGCTCGGCCTTGTGGCAGCGCCGGCGCTGCTGATGACGGTCGGCGGAATCCTCCTCCCGGAGACGCCGAACAGCCTCATCGAGCGCGGGCGCGTCGAGGAGGGTCGGCGTGTGCTGGAGCTGATCCGAGGAACCGCGGACGTCGACGCTGAGTTCACGGACATGGCGGAGGCGAGTGAACTGGCCAACACCATCAAGCACCCGTTCCGGAACATCCTCGAGCGGCGCAACCGGCCGCAGCTGGTTATGGCCGTGTGCATGCCGGCATTCCAGGTCCTAACGAGCATAAACTCCATCCTCTTCTACGCGCCGGTGCTGTTCCAGAGCATGGGCTTTGGCGCCAGCTGGTCCCTCTACTCCTCCATGCTCACCGGCGCCGTGCTCTTGTTCTCCACGCTCATTTCCATCGCCACCGTTGACCGCCTCGGTAGGAGGAAGCTACTCATCAGCGGCGGTATCCAGATGATCGTTTGCCAGGTGATCGTGGCGGCGATACTGGCGTTGAAGTTCGACGCAGACAAGCATCTGTCGCGGGGCTGCTCGATCGCGGTAGTGTTCGTGATCTGCCTCTTCATGCTCGCGTTCGGGTGGTCGTGGGGTCCGCTCGGGTGGACGGTGCCGAGCGAGATCTTCGCCCTGGAGACGCGGTCGGCGGGGCAGAGCATGACGGTGGCCGTcaacctcttcttcaccttcatcaTCGCGCAGGCGTTCCTGTCGCTGCTCTGCGCCTTCAAGTtcgccatcttcatcttcttcGCTGCGTGGATCGCCGTCATGACCGCCTTCGTCTATGTCTTCCTGCCGGAGACCAAGGGCGTGCCCATCGAGCAGATGGTGCTGCTCTGGAAAAAGCACGGGTTCTGGAAGAACGTCATGCCGGACATGCCACTCGAGGACGGATGGGGACCCGGTGGGGACAGTGCTCTTACCGATGGCAACATTCACAAGTGA